The following are encoded together in the Daucus carota subsp. sativus chromosome 5, DH1 v3.0, whole genome shotgun sequence genome:
- the LOC108223751 gene encoding probable pectate lyase 18, whose protein sequence is MAASSSSLSLLFLVFLVSLVLFPSLILSSKQDPELVVHEVQKDINASRRNLGYFSCGTGNPIDDCWRCDPNWEKNRQRLADCAIGFGKNAIGGKDGKIYVVTDSGDDNPVTPKPGTLRHAVIQNEPLWIIFKRDMVIKLKEELIMNSFKTIDGRGASVHIAGGPCITIQYVTNIIIHGINIHDCKQGGNAMVRSSPRHFGWRTISDGDGVSIFGGSHVWIDHCSLSNCQDGLIDAIMGSTAITISNNYMTHHDKVMLLGHSDTYEKDKNMQVTIAFNHFGEGLVQRIPRCRHGYFHVVNNDYTHWEMYAIGGSASPTINSQGNRFLAPNIRFSKEVTKHEDAPQSQWKHWNWRSEGDLLLNGAYFTPSGAGASSSYARASSLGARPSTLVGPLTSASGVLNCRKGARC, encoded by the exons ATGGCAGCTTCTTCTTCATCACTTTCTCTACTCTTTCTCGTCTTTCTCGTCTCTTTGGTTTTGTTTCCATCTCTCATCTTGTCATCCAAACAAGACCCTGAATTAGTCGTCCATGAAGTACAAAA ggacATTAATGCTTCGAGGAGGAATTTGGGCTATTTTTCATGCGGAACGGGGAATCCCATCGACGACTGCTGGCGGTGTGACCCGAACTGGGAAAAAAACCGCCAGCGGCTAGCGGACTGCGCCATAGGGTTCGGGAAAAATGCCATTGGCGGAAAAGATGGTAAAATTTACGTCGTGACGGATTCGGGAGACGACAACCCGGTGACTCCTAAGCCGGGAACTCTCCGCCACGCGGTGATCCAGAACGAGCCCCTGTGGATTATTTTTAAACGTGACATGGTGATCAAATTAAAGGAAGAATTAATTATGAATTCGTTCAAAACAATTGATGGCAGGGGAGCTAGTGTCCACATTGCTGGCGGTCCATGCATTACTATACAATATGtgacaaatattattattcacgGAATTAATATTCATGATTGCAAGCAAGGCGGCAATGCTATGGTTCGGAGTTCTCCACGGCACTTTGGGTGGCGAACGATATCGGACGGGGATGGCGTGTCGATTTTCGGGGGGAGCCATGTGTGGATCGATCATTGTTCGTTGTCGAATTGTCAGGACGGGCTCATTGACGCGATAATGGGGTCTACGGCTATCACGATCTCGAACAATTATATGACACACCATGATAAGGTGATGCTGCTGGGACATAGTGATACTTATGAAAAAGACAAGAACATGCAGGTCACAATTGCGTTCAATCACTTTGGTGAAGGTCTTGTTCAGAGAATCCCAAG ATGCAGGCATGGATACTTCCATGTGGTGAACAATGACTACACTCACTGGGAAATGTACGCGATTGGAGGGAGTGCTTCGCCCACCATCAACAGCCAGGGCAACCGGTTCCTTGCTCCGAATATTAGGTTCAGCAAAGAG GTGACAAAACACGAGGATGCACCACAGAGCCAATGGAAGCACTGGAACTGGAGATCGGAAGGCGATTTATTGCTAAACGGTGCCTATTTCACACCATCTGGTGCCGGAGCTTCATCCAGTTACGCGAGAGCCTCCAGCCTGGGAGCCAGACCCTCGACGCTAGTCGGTCCGCTCACAAGCGCTTCCGGTGTCCTTAACTGCAGGAAAGGCGCTCGCTGCTAG